The following DNA comes from Lonchura striata isolate bLonStr1 chromosome 4, bLonStr1.mat, whole genome shotgun sequence.
CCTAATGCTCCTCTggttctccttttcttcctcagaTTAGCACAGGAATCCCTAATGAGGGATCTGAGTTGCTGTTGAGGCAGTGCTCAGAATTTTGTGCTCTGCTTCCAGAAAGAGTGCTGCACTTCATGGGAACAGTGAGGAAGCAGCAGGTCTCTACTGCTCCTACACACTGCCTTAGAGCCATTGCAGCATCTTCATTCCTCAAAGCAGCTCTGGCTCCAACACTGCCAAGATCAAGAACTGGAAAATAGATTGCAATCCCAAAATAGTAGGATTTGATCTAAAACAAAGTGACACAATCAGTGTATTTgccattactttttttcttctgtattatTTCGAACTTCCTAGGTTGCATAACTACTTCAAAGAGCAAAAGGCAGAGGTAACCATGTTGGTCATCAAAGGATCTTAAACCTTGGaaactgctttttatttgttctgACTTGCTTGAGATACATACAGTAGACAAGTGTCCATTAGAAAAGTtagaatttacattttaaaagttacGCAGGCGACACACTATTTTTACTGACTCATAGATTTCAAATTACCTTAGAAATCAATAGGGTGGTGCAGTCCTATATCTTATATAAAAACtaagaaacaaagacaaaagtTTACTAATGATTgctatttattttgttaagtCAATAAAAAGTGCATAGTACAAGCCCTTTATCCCAATCCAAGTACTCAGTAAAATATTACTAGGAAACTGCAAATGGCACAGATGATTTTTTGTTTGGCAtaattcagatattttaaaCCACCGATTTACATTAAGTACATGACATCTTCACTCTTCCTTTTTCAATCATTAATATTACAAGGCTAAGTGATCTGCAGACAGTGCATGAATACATAAGATTTCTCATTTCAGAGTATAGTAATTGTGTTAAGCAGACTCTAAAAATACTATTGTTTTAACAAAGTTAAGGTATAATTGTAAATTTCCCTCCATATTTTCCAAGTTGCTACAACTTGCATCTCTGACTAACCAAGCTTAAAACCATCATTACAGAACTGATCATGCCCTGGAGCTTTGCATACCACTAATCTCTTCCCAAAATTTACCATAAACATCTGTAACCATGATACAATGATTTAATCATAAATTACATCACTAAAGGCCGGATTTCTGCCACCCTTACTAAAACTGCTACTAGTACATTATCTCAGAGTAGTTCCACAAACTTCAGTGCAACTACTTGATGAGTAAGGCACTATTTAACACAAGCAAGAGTGGCAAAATACAGTCCTATGGTTacttacttttattttaattaagagTGCTGATCTGAATTTTATCTCTTGGAGAGAGTATCTGAATTTAAAAGGCAGACATTTTGATGTGGGATAGTGGCCTGGCTCTTTAGTAAAACAttttacaataaaatatttccaattttttttttcttttacatagaaaatttaaaatagcaatTTACATGAGGAAAGCATACATGTATAAAATCACTGGAACAATTAGAGGAATTTTAAGCAAAGACATTTCATTCAAAGGTAAACCACAACATTCCTCTGAACAAAACATTCATTTGCTAAGACTCTTAGAGGTTTAGGTGGCAAgttttataaatacataaacaGACATGCAAGTGAGTCTGATCCTCACAAGTGAGGAGCATCTTCTGTAAATCTCACCAACTCCCAATAGGATGAGGAGTAGTGCTCTGAATAGAAGCCTGTTTCAGTTGGCTTTTTAATCAATTGGAAGCTTGTTTTATGCCTCCAATAGTAAAGAATTCTGGCCAAAAATCCTTGGAGAAAAAAGGTCAGTATGGGAGATTATATACGTTTCCTTGTGGGTTCAACAAAATGATGCTGTATTACTTGTTCTGAACAGCATCCCAAACATAAATGTACATGGAAGGCAAAAAGTAAGCACTGGCAGAGTGCTTGTCCCAGTGAAATCTTTACACAGTGTTTGTGGCCTATACATTATTAGACATAATGGGACAAATTCTCTCAGCCTCTCTCCTGCAGTTTCATTGCTTTACATGGCACCACACTGATGTCACTGAGAGCACCTGGCCcaatcttcttttttcttttttttttttaaacatgctCCTATGCTTGGGAGCACAGTATTCCATGGAAATTCAAAGGTCAATTACATCAAATCACAGAAGCCCTTCTTCAGGTCTGCACTGTACCTTTACAAGGAGGCTTAGCTGGCTCACCATTTACCCTGAAGAGCAAAACCCTGCATCTGTCAACCATGAGATCTGATGTGAGATTTTTGTTAGAGCCCATTAATACAAACCTTTTGGAACTTTAACAGTTAGTTCCTTCAGCTCCATAACTAAAGTCCTCATGAAATAAAGGTTTGTAGAGTAAGGCTTAGAATTCCCATATGTCTGTTCTACTGACCTTTAAGGAAAGAAGTTTCATGTTGGTAACATAAAAATGTTCTTTACATTATTCTGATCACTTTTTCAAATTgaacaagaaaaatatacaGTGTTGCTTTTCTGTACATCTTTAAAATGTTCTTAAATTAATGTACATAAAAAAAGTCATTCCCATTTGCCATAATGGGAGATGTGCACAGGTGCGTGCACAgccacacatacacacacttaAACATaccacacatacacacatttATTAGATGGAAGAGACATGCCATATGTAGTCACCTGCAAGTTTGTTATTCTACGATTACAACTAGTAGATAAAGATGAAATGTTAAGAATTGCTGATAACATACAGGTGAAAAAACCTGAATAATCCAGTACATGTAGTATACCAAAAGTTGGTAACTGTAGTAACTTCTTGGTATGATTTCATCCTGTCCAATATCCATTATATCATGGCTAAAAACTTATTAAGGTACCAATTATGAAAAGACTATGCCAGGATAGAAAATTCTACCAAGTCCTTCTTCCTTTGATAAAGTCTCTAAATAAACACACCTGGGTTTAGAGTATGTTTTTTTCACAACATATTGAATAAGACATCCAATTAACTAATGAAAATGGCTGAATCAACTTTTTTTGGTGGTGTAATCTTTTGTGTAAAGTTCCCAATATATAGATCAAAGCTTTGACAGTGGCAATTGTCACGTTCACTTACgtgtgcatgcacacacacagtaTACAATCCATGCTTTTGCCAGCAACCCTGAAAACTGTGTTAGTGGTCTGAAGACCAGAATAAAAGCTGCTCTGAAACCAGGGCAAAtataaaacaatttctatttttcagcGCATAACTAAGTATTTCCAGCCATAATATAACACTCAAAGCATACTGGAGAAGAAATATGAATCAATCTGAAGAAAGGACAGTAACCCTCCATTCTTGTAGGCGGactgggattttctttttcattcaatGCATATCAGAAATCACAGCAAAGAAATTAGGATCACTGGAACAGAAGGAGATTGAGTGGAATGTCCACAGTAACAACCAAAACACCCCTGCAATGCCTTACCATTATTCAAATTACAATCTTACAGGAATTGTAATAACATACAAAGCaaaaattaacttaaaattgaAGTTGCTAAAAGCAGTTCATGAAGATTACTGCCAAGTGATAACTCTGCTCTATataaatgagaaacaaaaaccATATTGAGTGGAGGTTAGGAGTAATCTGGTCACTTCGTTCATTTGGTCGTGCAAGGTTTTAGCTGCTGAACTTTCCCAATACCGAATGCTCTAGTCCACTGGTGGGGCTGGTGGTTCTTGTCCCTtgagagaagaaaggaggaaaggaaaaagaaaaaggcaagtaCAGAATTAGAAACAGTGTTTCACATAGTAGGATTTAGCAATAGAAGAACTCAGAAGTGTTatattgtgttttctttcatggTTTTTCAAtatctataaaaataattagaaaaaatgaCCATCAAAACCCTATACTTTTTCCTGTATTAATTGAGATTTTTCCATGATCACACATGTAGGACAAAGACCACTCTTGTCAAAGTATCATGCTGTAATTTTGTTTACTGACTTCTCTTAAAGCTGTGCTTGTCCCCTTTCACCTAAGAAGGCAGGAGGCAGTTTCATCCAGGGACAGACAGTGTCCAGAGGATACTGCACCTGCTCCATCCCCCACCTAGCCTTcatgatttcttttgctttagtctaactcattttaatttttaatggagTTCTgagaaaatacagtgaaaaaaatgggaaaaaattactttaagaCAGTATatgtgacattcacattctctgaacagagagacataattctgtctctcaggagaagcacaaagagaagaagagaaaatctttatctctgctcctttgttttccccatgtggaatgtggtatgGAGACTGTTTACCTGAAGTGATTGCTTGactggattctggtgaaggttgtttgggttCAATGACCAATCGCATCCAGCTGTGTCTtggactctcagcagagagtcacAAGTTTGTAGTTAGTTAGACAGGTAAGTAATAagtaagtatgtagaatagtATAGTATCTGTTTAagtagtatattaatgtaatatagtatagttttaataaagctatccttcagccttctaatctggagccagacatcataatttcttccctgcATCTGGGGTTTGCCgcatttttattaaaagtgTGTATTACACCAAAATAGATTTAAGCTATTATAGAATCTCCCTGCAGGGCACTTGAAGCTGTACTTACATTGTGTTGGCTGGTTGGCTTTCCGACTGTGTTTGATCCTCTGAGATTACTTGGTCTCAGTAAGAACAAGACAAGTGCAATCACCACCCAGGCCATCATTATCATGGCAAAGCTGATGCCATTGTCACTGGAAGAGTTTGGTCCTGGCACTACAGACAAGAAAACTCAAGTTATACTAGTGTAACAacagagttcttttcatcaagTGAAACCAAAAATGCAATCTCaggaaaaaatccctgaaatctTTTTTAATTGAGTGTTCTGATTAGTCCCTCATTTTGGCTTTGAGACAGTAATACTGTATTTTGTTGTCACATTTCTTACCCATTTGAAAAGACAATAATCTATTTCATAATATTTCACTGACATTCTTAGAATTATCATGAATATTTCTTAAATCATATTAGCTCCTAGTGAACTGGAGATGATAAACACATTCTTCACATTTAAGAAATCAAACTTGATTTTTAAGAAATCAAACTTgatgcaaaatatatttatgtagGAAAACCCCCCATATgtatgttggtttttttttttttaatgtgtttttttttttttttgttgttgttgtttttttctttgcctcaaacaaataaaacagtaAGACTAAACTGATGAAAGCTTAGGCTCCATTGTTAGGGGCCCCAAACAGAGAACATGCTAATTTCTAGCAAGAAGGGAACAAATAAATGGTAATCAATTTCTTGACTCTAAGTTATTTCTTTAGAGTTTGTCTGAAGATGTTTCAGTGTCAATATGCCAGATCTCCATGACTGATCATCCAGATCATGTGGTATTTCTGCTAGCAATGTATCTGGCAGGAAGTGAAAACATGCTGCAGAGATACATTCCAAAGAGAAGCCCAGGAAcataatataaaaattttacACCAAATTTCCATACAGAATGCCTGAAGCATCAACatgtagaaataaatttaagaaaatacCTCCAGGCTGGAAATGGCTGCTCTTTTTAGGTCAAGAAACTATTGCAAACACctgcacattttaaaacaacttCTCTTCTGAAAGATAGCTTCAAGTAATCAAACAGTAACTAATCTTGTCAGCTGAAGTGTAAACCCATGTACAGATAATTACCTGTGGTActcacatttatttatttattatagtATCTGAAGGCCTAACATCTTCATTAATGATCTAGATGATCAACTGATACAGCTATAATGAGTAACCTTCAGAAAGAGAAGAGCTATTCTATTTTATTACTCTAGATTAACATTTTAACATGCAGAAAACTCCACAGGGATACTTGTATCTGTCATATTTTCAAGTTGTCTTATGTCAATCACCTGATTATGGAGACAAGTCTGGATTCAGTATTGGTTGGAGTGTTCTTATTTAACATTTACTTGATAACTTAGACCCTGCTGGAATAATTTTCTTGAAGGTTAACACTGATAGCACAGAACCACCCTCATCAGCATCATCCTGGGGAGGCATTGCTAGCAGAGGCTCTTCCATGGAAAGGGTTTGTTCATAACACAGCAGAGGGGCCCTGCAGGGAATCTTACAGCTATGCCATTCTCcacagtgctgctctgggaataAGGCTTCATGAGTTGGGGCTGTTGGACTGGTATCCTTTACTGACATCACATGCATTCAAAAATGTCAAAGAATCAAAGACTTCCATGCATTAGAAGTTCATGCTTCTCACAGCACAAACACCGCCATTAACATgtaaaagcaaatgaaattgCTTTTGCCTTTCAAGTGTCCAAAATATAGGCACTTCAAAACTCAAGACATTGCTAATGTAGAGGAATTTTATTATTAGAATTCAATGCAATTACAAGTGAGAATTCTTTTGAAAATCTGAGTGAATAAAGAGCTTTGTATATGGAGGAGATGGCATAGTGCACAGAATATAAATAAGAAAACTACAGCCTTTAATTCATTAAACTGTTACACATTGGATTTGAAAGAATATGGAATTGTGAAGGTAAGAGTTTAGGCCTTCAGTTTTGTtgacaaaaatattattattatcagCAGCATATATCAATATTTTAATCTTGGAAAATCTTTATCTAGCCAGGAGACTAGCATATAATTTGGCATGAAAAGAACAACTGCTTTGTTCTGGGGCTTCCAGACAACATTAATAGCTACTCCTAGACTACCTTCAGCAACAAGTAAGAAGGCTTTAAGTACCTGCTTTAGCAAATATTTCTGGTAGAAGACTGAAAA
Coding sequences within:
- the SMIM14 gene encoding small integral membrane protein 14, with product MAEGGFDPCECICSHEHAMRRLINLLRQSQSYCTDTECLQELPGPNSSSDNGISFAMIMMAWVVIALVLFLLRPSNLRGSNTVGKPTSQHNGQEPPAPPVD